A segment of the uncultured Methanobrevibacter sp. genome:
CAGAGAATTGTGCATGGGGTGAGTTCAGGTGAAAATATTATGGTTAACAGTGTCATCATAGGAAAGACTACTTCCGATAGTCTCACACTGATTGCACGCGATAATCACATTGTTGATATAATAGGCGGTGAGCTGAAAAGCCACGGTGTTGAAAAACTCGGAGAAGTGGATTTGGACAGCGCCATAATAAAAACCGGTCTTTTAAGACATGCAAAGGTTACTCCCAGGGTCATATCTCATGACAAACCTGATAAATTTAAAGTAACTTTTTTGGACCATGCGGGTGAAGACGTATATAAATTCAGAGATTCTTCTCTGGTTATCACTGTCGGTGATGATACAACTTTGATATCTTCTGACATTTTGTACCGATTTGATATACCTATAATTGGAATAACTGATGGGGATTTGGACAAGGTTGTAGAAGATGGATTCAAGGTTAAAGATTCTGTCATCTTTGAACTTCAAAGTGGTTTTGATGACATCTGCGGTCAAGATATTAAAACGAAAATGTTCGGCGGTAAACAGGTCACTTATGATTTCTCAAGCATTGAAGAAGTAAAGGACAGAATAGTTGAAATAATAAATAATATTAATTGCGAATATAAAATTAATTATATCAGTTAAAAGGAAGTGTAATCATTGGATTTTAAAAATCTTGTTAAGGAAATTCAGGAGTTTAAGGGAGTCTCACGTAAAAGCTCCATTGATAATGTTATTTCTCTTTTAAATGAAGCTTACAACGTTTCCGGTGATGTTGTTATAGACATAGGAGATGACGCTTCAGCTATTGACATTGGA
Coding sequences within it:
- a CDS encoding DUF2117 domain-containing protein, whose protein sequence is MRIGVVVHGPNIIDSGYALKLMEFLKQYGDVSARLGGTMGRTAVIDASLENMIDISRKLVPSDSLKLFYEDNVDVIFLLNYGKSDVTGQVFGYKVYNHFAGKISENNIPVIQIERPGEDDGSIIPWNNNLDLVDELSEKLNLSVVLPREVYENHIKQDNAGFNQRIVHGVSSGENIMVNSVIIGKTTSDSLTLIARDNHIVDIIGGELKSHGVEKLGEVDLDSAIIKTGLLRHAKVTPRVISHDKPDKFKVTFLDHAGEDVYKFRDSSLVITVGDDTTLISSDILYRFDIPIIGITDGDLDKVVEDGFKVKDSVIFELQSGFDDICGQDIKTKMFGGKQVTYDFSSIEEVKDRIVEIINNINCEYKINYIS